In Sesamum indicum cultivar Zhongzhi No. 13 linkage group LG8, S_indicum_v1.0, whole genome shotgun sequence, the sequence atgttgggatttgggagacaaaaattactgttcaacgtcaaatcatatatttttatatatataaatatgtatatatataaatattttatgtttaatgttgtacttttgggagacaaaaaatactgtttattgtcaaatcatgtctgttttatattatgtatatatataaatgtatatatatatattatatatagaaagttgaaaaacagaaaaacacgcagataaggtgtaaaaacacaaaaacaaacattgagtgtgttttatcttgtctcggGAAATGcgaaaacacaaaaccaaacaaagcctAGGTTTCTCCCACCACATCTCTGCTCATTGCAATGCAGTGTTCAAGTCGGCTTCACCTTTCATAACTGGAGGCAATTAAGCAACAATAATACTGGTTTGAACTTGCTTCAGCATGCCCACTTAACCGAAAAGTGCAGCTCAAGCCTATCTATAAAGTGAATTTTGCATCCTGGTCTTTGTGGATACTCGGGAGTGCCATGGTAATGCACCGGAAAAAAGCTCAAGAGGTTTTGGGAAATGAAGTAGACATAATCTATTATCGTCGTCATCCTAGTTGCACCACTACAAACCTTGCATGCCTGCTTTCTTCTAAAATAGGGTGAGAAATAGAGATAAACTCACTGTTGTGTAAAACGGACCTCCACCGAACTTTGATTGTCCAGATGCTTTTCCTCTACCCCCTCCATCCTGCAAGTATAGGAAACATATCAGTTTGTCAAACTCAATCCAGAGCAATTACGTAGCAGCTACAGAGACCCACTTGAATATCATCAGTTAGCTCCTCACCCTCAATGAAATCTTTCATTAGTTCTCCTTTCTCACTGAGTTTTCAATAAGAAGTTGGACGCAACTTGCTCATGTAGTTTCACAAAATCCACATAGATGCTCTACAACATAAACTTTCTACATGCTAGATCAttaaacatgtatatattagtGTTTTCTTTTAGCTGCGGCTAAACAAACACGATGATTATACTTTTCTTATATCATGCCCAACTCCAAACAATCTAGTATTTACATCAGCAAGGAAGGAAATACCTATTTCTAAGAAACAAGGCAAAAAGCTAGGCACTCATGCATCCTTGATTTTAAGCCAACCCTTGTTTCAACATTTCATGTGCTGCGTTAAGAGAAGTTTTGAATTCACATCTACAACTCCTATGTCTACCCCAACCCAAACACCCCTAAGAATACCACCCACCATCAAAACAATTGCAAACCAACATCTTATACTGCTAAACTCAAAGAAGATTTTCAGTTTCTGTCTACCCAATTagaatattgaaagaaaacaatgaAGAATTAATTGATCGAAGAAAAATCCAATCCCAGTTATCTCGTTACAGAAAGTAAAGCATCAACAGTCACTTCAGAGATTATTTTATCAGTCAAGACTCAAGCAAGAACCACCCCGCCCCCCCTCCACcacccaaaaaacaaaaaaaaaaggaattaataAGGGAGGCACAATCTCCTCGATACAATCAActcaaaatcatatttttatctgACATAAGTTCAACTACTTGTAAATCATAGCCATAAGAGAAGCATAGCTAACAAAAGCATGCCTCCAGTCATACAGCGGCAAGCACACCACCAACTGAACAACTATGCGtatctaaaattacaatatcacCAATACCAGGAAATAATGAAACCCACACCGGATCCTCGACTCTCGAGCACAACTACAAACAACATCCAGTAAGTATAATCATACCAAACCCCAAACGAAAGCAGTATAATAGATCAAGCCATAGAGTCAACCAAAGTCATCGAAAAACCCGGATTTTCCCTCAACAACCTTCCCATCAACTTCAAATTCTTCACTTCTAAGAGCACATACAAGTCATTCTTCAGCAACTAAATCAAAAACAATGCAGTTTCCCACACCGATAGAGAACTTACAGCAAAAGGATTAACTTCGTCTTCTTCGTCAAAAGGGTTCCGATCATAACGGCCGGCCATATTCTCGAACTATTCACTTCAATTAAATCCTCCCGCAGACACCACGAGCAGAGAGTTCTCCGAGATCTAAATAGTGCAATTGGGATAgcaaaagttaataataaaaaaaaaaccgtaACAAAGTGTtgaagcttagagaagaagaatATTAAGACAGCgggttttagttttagattcAAACGGTTGAAAAGAGAATGAGGAGTGAGAAAGGGAAAGTTGTggttagagagagaaaggggaGCAGACTTGTCTATGGTCAGCTTTGAAATAGACGACGCATTTTCCTCTcaaacaaatacataaaattatcgCCGAcgtttattttctctctctccttttctcgtgttccaattttttaattaagggGTTGTTTGGTTTGGGggttgtaaataaattattgaatttttgtttgggAGAAAAGACGAAACGCCAACCACAGCGATTAACATTGGTTTAGTTGCACGATTATTGTATTTGTTCACTATCTCCATTGTATCAATCAGACTGCACATGTTTCAACTCTTAAAAACTAAGGTAAATTCCACCAATCtttcttaatatttgatataattataaatattttttattatttaataaataatacatacttcttaatatttaatgaaattatataattcttaaatagatatatgaaaattgttaattttacccttattgaatttttttatttttttaaataaaaatttataaagaaactCAGACGAAGTGGTCAAACTGATGGGCAAACTTAGGTGGCCAATAGGACACTTTCGGCATTGTTGAACACAATTGTGAAGAAGAACTTAAGAAGTTGAGAAGAGTGTTTACTGCATATATAATTTGCTTACAATAGGGTTGTCCACTCCACTACTAAGTTTTCACCCTTTCAAATTGTTTATGGTTTTAATCCTCTTGCACCTATTGATTTAATGCCCCTGCCTTTGCAGGAGAGGTAAATATGGATGGAAAGAAACATGTTGAATTTGCCAAGCAAATCCATGAAAAGGCCAAAAGTAATATTGAGAGGATGACTCAACAATACATGAACTGAGCGAACAAGGGAATGAAATGAGTTATCTTTGAACCGGGATACTTAGTATGGTTGCATCTTAGAAAAGAAAGGTTTCCGGACAAAAGGAAGTTCAAGCTCATGCCAAGAGGGGATGGACCATTCCAAGTCCTTGAAAGGATTAATGACAAATcttacaaacttgatttaCCTGGTCAGTATGGAGTAAGTACTACTTTTAATGTTTCTGgtctttctcctttttatgATGCAGATAATGAAGAGTCGATCCTTTTCGAGAAGGGGAGGATGATAGGAACACCGAGGACGTCtaacaagcaaaagaaattcaagatccaaTGGACCAAGATTTAACCATTGGAAGTGGACCAATGAGAAGAGAAATGTTAAAGAGAATGCAAGAAGTAATTCAAGTCCAATCCAACTTAGTCTTTGCTAATGGGATCAAGTCACAATTAGAGAATCAACATgtgaatttaatttcattaattcaagCTCAAGGAAAACCACAATAGGAGCCCAGCTCGTCCAAGTGCAGCCATGTGGTCAAAGGAGACCTTTGAACTACATTCAAAGTGCATTTAAACACCAATTTTCAGATTCACATGGTCATGCATGGGTTTTACTCGTTTTTTACCAAGAATGCTTagtttttagtcattttttaccAAGTATTGAATGTACATCCACCAAGAAGTCACTTGAGGACATGAAAGGTTAATTTGGAAGTGTGAAAACGCATAAGAGAAAGCCTTTCAAGCTATAAAAGATAAGCTTACCTATGCACCTTTGCTAGCCCTTCTCGACTTTGGTAAgacttttgaaattgaatgtgATGCAAGTGGGATTGGCATAGGAGGAGTTCTTATGCAAGAAGGTAGACCGGTTGCATATTTCAATGAGAAACTAAGTGGGCCGACACTTAACTATCCTACATATGATAAGGAACTTTATGCATTGGTTAGAGTATTGGAAACTTGACAACATTATTTGTGGCCAAAAGAATTTGTAATACATTCTGATCATAAAGCACTCAAGTATACTAAAAGTCAAAGCAAGCTTAGCCATCGACATGCAAAGTAGGTAGAGTTTATTCAGTCATTTCCATATGTGATCAAGTACAAGAATGGTAAGAAGAACATTGTTGTTGATGTACTTTCAAGAAtgtatgttttactttcaataATTGATGCTAAAATTCTTGGTTTTGAGTTCATCAAAGATTTGTATGCTAATgatgttgattttgataaaGTATTTGGAAATTGCAACCCAGGCATTGGATGGGACAAATTCTATTTGTatgatggatttttatttcGAGACAACCAGCTTTGTGTTCCTAATTGTtctattcatttattattgttaaaggAAGCACATTCTGGAGGTTTGATGGGTCACTTTGGTATTTCTAAGACTTTGGGAGTCTTGAGTGAACACTTTTATTTGACAAAGATGCGTAGAGATGTTGAGAAGTTTGTGAAAAAATGCTTAATACCCATGGATTGTACATGTCCCTCCTTATTCCTAGTGTACCTTGGAAAGATATTTCAATGGACTTTGTTTTCGGATTACCTAGGTCTAAGAGGGGGAGagattctatttttgttgttgtagaCAGGTTTTCCAAAATGGCACACTTTATCGCATGCCATAAAGTTGATGATGCCTCTAATATTGCTAatcttttctttcaggaaATTGTGAGGCTTCATGGTATACCAAGAACTATAGTGTCCGATTTGAGATGCCAAGTTCCTTAGTTACTTTTGAAAAACTTTGTGGGGCAAGTTTGGGTAAATTGCTTTTCTCTACTACTTGCCATCCCCAAACCGATGGGCAAACTGAGGTGGTCAATAGGACACTTTCAAAATTGTTGAACACAATTGTGAAGAAGAACTTAAGGAATTGGGAAGAGTGTCTACCGCATGTCGAGTTTGCTTACAATAGAGTTGTCCACTCCACTACTAAGTTTTCACCCTTTCAAATTGTTTATGGTTTTAATCCTCTTGCACCTATTGATTTAATGCCCTTGCCTTTGTAGGAGAGGGTAAATATGGATGGAAAGAAACGTGCTGAATTTGCCAAGTAAATTCATGAAAAggtcaaaaataatattgagaGGATGACTCAACAGTACATGAACCGAGCgaacaagagaagaaaacgagttatatttaaatacttaGTATGGTTGCATCttagaaaagaaagatttCCAGACAAAAGTAAGTCCAAGCTCATGCCAAGAGGGGATGGACCATTCCGAGTCCTTAAAAGGGTTAATGACAAATcttacaaacttgatttaCCTAGTCAGTATTGAGTAAGTGctatttttaatgtttctgatctttctcctttttatgATGCAAATAATGAAGAGTCGATCCTTTTCGAGAAGAGAAGGATGATAGGAACACCGAGGACGTCCAACaaccaaaagaaattcaagatccaaTGGACCAAGATTTAACCATTGGAAGTGAGCCAATGAGAAGAGAAATGTTGAAGAGAATGCAAGAAGTAATTCAAGCTCAATCAAACTTAGTCTTTACTAATGGGATCAAGTCACAATTGGAGGACCAACATGTgagcttaatttcattaattcaaaCCCAAGTAAACTCACAATAGGAGCCCAGCTCGTCCAAGTGCAGCCATGTGGTCAAAGAAGACCTTTGAACTACATTCAAAGTGCATTTAAACACCAATTTTCAGATTTACATGGTCATGCATGGGTTTTACTCCTTTTTTACCAAGAATGCTTagtttttagtcattttttaccAGACTATTGAATGTACATCTACCAAGGAGTCATTTGGGGATATGAAAGGTTAATTTGGAAGTGTTTTAGGTCTATAAAAGGCACATACCAGCCTGCATATGGGACACAAttcaattattcaagaattgatcaaagtttataaaatattgagtgttCTCTTATTTTGGAGAGTTATATACTTGTTTTAGCTTTGGTGAAACCTTTGCTTTGTCAATCTAGTCTATTAGATTGgtgattcaaattcacaaagCCTTCAATTCATGCTCAACCCAAGTGTGTCATTATGTGAATTAGTTTACTCGTGCTCGTAGTTGGTTGAATGTTCTAAGTAGTAGGTCACGTTCAAATAACGTGGTTGGCTATTTACATTCCTTAGGTCGTGGACCACTTTATCCATTTCTAGCTTACACCGTAAAGATCGGGCCACCCATGATCGATACCATATCAGAACCCCACAATCACGCTTGAAGAAGAGAAGTAGCAAAAAGTTGTGAAGAGAGAAACTGGAgttccttctttaattctatcGCTTgtctatttcaaaataatgaaaaattaaatcttaaataaaaaaagaaaaatagctGTTGAATCTTGAAAACTAACCGTTGAATGAAGAAAATCTTCCACGATTTTCCTTTGAGAAGCGGCAAAGAGAGGAATGGCGCGGAATTCATGTGAAATAAGCCATTAAGACAAGAagctttttcctttctttcttcttttgttgcaTCACTTAgggttttcttaattttataaataaaattacatttacgtatgaattataaaattgatataaattatttaattaattccttatcatacttatgatttttatttgggTTAATTAGCCTAAACACCttctaaatacaaaattatatttttttcccaaaaaaaaaaaactgaaaaattacatttgcgtgtcttttgataattcttcatttataactataatcATTTCATTATAGGTTGGACAGAAAATACTGACATTAGCAAATAAAAGTACATAACcttctaattttatcaatcattTTTTGTATAAGTTATCCACAATATGACTAGATTATTTCATTTCTCAACAgctattttttatcaaatgacaataatttggcaataattattttttaactttatatatattatatttgtcccgttataaatataataataataattatatttttaaaattttaaattatttatatataatctaaattaaataatttgttgaatttaaaccttttatttttttaaaatctaacggttgagattaattgtttagatctaacgatcaatatttgataaaaaaaaagatccaacggtcattaaaataagaaataacatatattaaataagggtATAACcgttattttctaaaaaaattgacaccgttagttggatttaacggagatgGGGCGATTGagttgagttttacaaaacacatgaGAGCTTTTAACCTATTCTCATAAtataaggatttttttttccaactttttaaaatatatgggaattttatgcattttgtcccataattatgtcaaatttaaagaaagatCATTGGAATTTACcatctaaaaataatagatgAACGTATGTACATACTTCATATCAATTGCAAACAAGTAGTTTGAGttatttataagtttaaagactttatttttctaacaacACACCTTAACGGGATTGAAGCCAAAACTCGCCTCCCAATATGTTCATTTGAAGACCTCCCAATTAAGGGGgaaaaaatagtgaaatttgGTTAATTGTATGGAAATGCAACTCAGTCCACTAAATTGACGCccataattaaatgaaatgttGACAATTCGGACAGGTTAGGCTGAGTTAGCCTTCTGGATAGTCGTTGGCAGACGCCCATTTCCACAACTATAATCCACGTTCAACAACCCAAATGTAAAACGAGTATTACCAACATGTCAAATCGTCATCAGAAAGATATATCAACATCAAATTGACAATCTCTATccataatataaaaacaaaggTACAAAAAGTGCAACCATAAACaattacatcacatatataaatgaCATTGACAACCCAATGGTTCGTGTCTGAAAACTGATCCTCGGTTCAGACAGATGTGTGCGAAAAGAATAGCAAAACAACATCACCCGTTGATTCAAGATTTCCAGCTTTTTGTATAAATCGAAATTTCtaccaaaatttcataaaatttacaaactcCAATAGTCATCAACACTGATGTCCAATAGCCTCAGCACCCCACACAACACCATCCCAGAATGACAATGACATggaacttaaaaaataaattaatcatgaGATTTTACATTCAGCCTGATGGACTGAGAGATTACAACCCGCGTCAACTGTGGACCACAAGCGATCTGCCTATACCTCGGAGTATAGCCTTTTACGCTCCCGCCTAAGCTTTCGCTTCCGGGTTGAAGGAAATGGATCGACCCACTTCTTGTCCTCCTTTACAGCTCGTTCCCATCGTTCCTTAAATTTCTTAAGTTCTATTGTTGATTGCCTCCTAATCTGCATAAAATCCAAATCCACGTAATAACGTTAGAACTTAAGCAGCGCCTCAACAATTGGGACATCAACATCGGTAGACAGAGTGAGTTGTGGTGCCTCACCTCTGATCTCACGTCAACAGTGTGACTCTGTacgaagaagaaaaagaaagcatcaGCATTGGCAAAGAGGCCGGGAAGGGGAAAACAGAAGCAGCTAATCAACATGTGTAAATAATAGGAAGTTATACCTTGACTGTCTGTTCAAGATTCGAGACCTGTGTGGATAAAAGCACAGTAAATTTCCAGCGAATTGAAAGTAAAAGGCCAAATAGTACAAGAAGCTTAACATCCTTGGTGGATGTGGCTTGACCACAATCAGGACaacaaaatttacagaaaagagaaatatagGGAAGTATAGTCAGTCACCTTTCTTGCTGATTGCCCACCCAAAGTTTGTATACTCTGATGAACTATGTATTCACTATCAACTACTCCCACCTTTTTTGTGCGATCCCCCTACAAAGGTTCAAGTTAATCAGAATAAACAAAGCCAATTTACGTTCTGAAATGTCATTGCTCCATTATGGAGCAGACATTTAGCGTTCGACCATCTGAGGGAAGTAAggagaagaacaaaaaaaattataactaatgaTCTAGCACCATGTCCGCACAAATGGATGGTAACATCAAACAGATTAGTAACCTGTGCACAATAGCCGAGTTTCATGTCCATTCCCCATCCATGAACAAGATCATTCTGGCAATTGGCAGAACTGTGTCAGATTTACGGGAATAGAATAGAAGTACTTAGTGACTCTGTAAAAGTTCACATTTATAACCAATGCCCGAGGAACTTGTAAGAGaaaacaaccaaaaatttACCTGTATCAAATTCCAGGCACAATGCCACGCTGATCTTGAAAATACAGGAGCCATTCCTTCCACAAACCTGCAAAATGCCAAGcaattaatcaatatacttctatttgttgaaaaaaattggcaCCGCAACTGTGAGATACTAAGAGCGAGAACAGCGACAAGGTTGAAGGTAGAACAAACAAATGAGCCAAGTGTTGTGAGAAACAGACCttatattgaataaattcAACAGATAGTAAGAAAGTTTCGTAGTGATGCTAACTTACCCAGTGCATGGCGGCCCCTCACTATCATCTGAACACTTTGTACTACCTCTGGCATCATAAACTCTTCTgcttaagataaaatatttaagaaccAAAGGTACAGCATATGGTATTGGGACGTCAGATTACACAGATTTTGTACACAGCATACCTATGGAATATTTTCGTTCTCTTTCTTATCGTGATCCTGTGATGTATACCAGTAGAATTGGGGTCCAAAGCTGGCTGTGATATCTCAAGTCCTTCTGATTTTACAATTTCCAGATACCTGATGAAGGATAAAGTTAGAAAAACCGAATATCAAAAACCTATGAGGAATATTGAGAATTCAGTGAATACAGGTCAAGTTACGTGTCTGTAAAATAGAACTATGCTTTTTATGTAATCATAAATAGACACGACAGCCGGATGTAAGGCAACTATACCTTCCAGGGTGGAAATTCTGGACACCCAAATCTTCATCCCACAGGAATATGTAATCATAAATAGACACGACAGACGGATGTAAAAAGCGTTTTGCAAACCACCTGAACATGAGAAAACAtgttttcagaaaataatgtCCTATTAGCATTAAAACTCACACTGTGAAGATAGCGTCCGCGTAAATACAGTCAAGAAATTTTCCTTACCATTTCGTTTGGTTGTGAGCAACTATATGTACAGCTTCCCTACTCCATTCCAGGTCCCACCACCCATCCAAGTTTCCGTCATAGTGgaacaaaataatagtaaaattcTCTGGAAGAAACTGAATCCAAGAAGGTTAGGCAATGGTTGAAGCAAGTTCAAGGAGTAATCGTTCATGAAATATTCCTcgtaattgaatcaaattgaCTCTTGTACCTTTCGGACAATAGTATCAACATTCTGCTTTTGTTTAATTCCAACAGGCATTGCTAGCAAGTAATTAGAGCTCCGTGATCTCATCTGAAAATGCAGAAAAATAAGTATGAAGTAGTTTCATCATTCAACCATCAGTAGTACATGAGACGGCCATGTGTGCATGGAAATAAAAAGTGATTAAACAATCAGTCGACCAAATTAGATCATTAAAAATTGAGAGAAGAAgggaaaatttaaattgttgtgTTAAGAATCCACATCAATTCAATATTACGTAATACCTTGGACTTAGAACTGCTTGTCGTCCATAGAGGCCTTAACTCCAGGTCTGACCTTGGTTCGATGATACCACGAGGCAAACTATTCAAACCCGACGTAGCAACAACTGAAGCCTAGATAGAAACATCGATAGCACCTCAGTAgcaggaaaaaagaagacgACGAAAACGAGGAAGAAAAGCTTCATACCCATGAAGtcgaaataataaataagatacATACCTTTGGTTTGTAGAAAGGAAGCAATTTCGACTCCACCTgattaaaagggaaaaaaaaggtGGAAGTGGTTACCACTGAGAGACTTGCAGACAGAATTATCTTATCATGGGCAACGGTAAGAAGATTACAGCATCATAGTAATCTctttgaaaatgaaagagacAAATGCAACTGTGCGTCCACATTCATATGAAAACAACCAAAAGGTTCTTAAGCCAACTATGTCTTAACATACCTCTGTCTGTTGATACTGATAATTTGTGGTCCTATAGATAATGAACAACATTACTGTACAGATAAATCCCATAAACGGCATCTGTTTCATCTTTGTTCCGCATATTCCCTGCAGTGCCACTTACACATTAGTCATTCTTATCTTTACAAGTGATATTCCTCCTACCAAAAGATGTTGAACAAGTTCAATTATTCAAGAAACAGACTCTAAGAATCATAGCAAATAAAAGTAGCAGCGCAGTACCCCGTCAAATAAGAAACGCCATTTCTTCGCCAGCCACCTCCATGATGTTGATGCTTTCATAGGCAGCTACGGGTATCGGCAGTGTCTCATAAAAGACTAcaataaatgcatatatatctAATGTTATAATTCATCTTCAGATAAAAATGACTCtgcaaaattgaaatagcCAGTGAACTCTAGCTAACAAGTGTTTGActttataatgtaataattacactccttaGCTACAACTTGCTCAAATTCATCATAATAGTTGAAAACTAGACAAAGAAAATGGAGTGATGTTATAAACTTCGAACATCACTTTTAGAAACCATCTCGAGGCTCAAATTCAAAGCAAAAGTTGATGTCTAGGTGCTAACACGGACTAAGAATGCAAAAAGAACGTCATTGATGAATGGTCCCTGCAATAATTGATACTGAAGCACTAAAGGCACTATAAGTATATTACATCCTCAGCCCACCCCACTTCTTTGAtgtcttttctctttattttctttgttgtggATTGTTGTGTTTCATCCAGTACAATCACCTAGCACAGCTTGAATGAATGGTAAGAAATACAAACctcaataacaaaaaattaaggtttttcgataaaattgaaCGATTTCCAAGTAACGGCAAGTTTCCTTTACTTTTCCCAAcgttaaaattatatagacGACGACAAATGAAACCATAACTTGCAGTACATGCCCTTCCTACAAGGGAGCAAGTGAAGACTCTTCTTCACTTTCCCCTTTAACCTCGATGTCTGATATGATTAAACAACCAAAAGATTTACCATCAACCAAGAAACACAATTTACATAATTGCTCCGCCCACAAAACagattcattttcttttccgAAAACCTAAATTCAGTGAACAACAAACGACTAATCAAACAGCGAAACACTACAATTAGTAAAGCTTTAACCGAATTCAGACATCACACTCAAAAAAATCTAAACAAgcccaagaaaacaaaaacaaaaaaaacgcGACTTTCCTTTTCACCGAACCAACATTTCAAAACTGGACAAAGGGTACAATCTCATTTCACAATCCAAACAACTCCACACCATCAAGAAACACCCACAGGCAgacacaccaaaaaaaaaacaaaaaggaattCCGAGAAGAACAGAGCACATGTATGTATTACCTTCGAGCCCACCGCTTCAATTGTTTCGAGGCCCACGTGATCACCAGGTGATTAAATTCCAAGCTGAATTAAGCTCCTGTTAATTCCTTGTGTATATCTGGTACATGCCTATACGTATGAAAGCATGAAGTATAGATACAAAAGCGTATATATCAAAGTAAACGGTGGCGAtttctgtgtgtgtgagtgtgtgaaaagggaggaagaagaaggagTTGACAGCTGGGAAGAGAAAGCACAGGAAGAGCCCACGTAGAGAGCGGCGAGAATAAAGAAAGCTTGATGGCTGAAGCATCTGCAGAAATGTGAATTCATTCCAATTTATACTgcaactttaattaattattagtatcaGTAATGATGATTAAGtgtgtattattattattactattataataaaaaagcgTATAATAAATGTTTCTATACGTAGGAAGAGGACAGAGATAGTATATGTATACGTATAAACCGCTGCTGTAATTTTCTGACATGGgaaaagacaagaaagatTTTGGACCACCTAAGGATGTTGATTGTTGACCACTGCCGTATTATTGTCCGAAAAGGTCAGTGAGATCTCTGATTAACAACGTTAAATGTGTATTATCAAGATTAGGTTTGTTAATATCATGTTTACAAACGTTTAAAGTAAACTtaatggaaaaattatatctaatttagATTGGATTTGCTTAAATTTGAATCAACGATACAAcagtataatataaatattatatgattgacgtacaattcaaataaagtaactaattacataataagtatataacaagtgttatataattaattcgattcaacaaaatttgatttgaataaaaaaagattcaataaaattcagtTTGATTGTGGAAATTAAGGctcaaattatgaatttaaattctattaaaatatagttgttgatttactttaatagtaattagttatctactaacattttatattgataatgaaaatttctaatgtaattataatcaatcgttcataaaataaaattaaatgtggaatttattgttaataatttaattttattttcttgaaatgatGACGACATGatttacattaatattaataaattaaaaatgcattt encodes:
- the LOC105167912 gene encoding uncharacterized protein LOC105167912 — encoded protein: MKASTSWRWLAKKWRFLFDGGICGTKMKQMPFMGFICTVMLFIIYRTTNYQYQQTEVESKLLPFYKPKASVVATSGLNSLPRGIIEPRSDLELRPLWTTSSSKSKMRSRSSNYLLAMPVGIKQKQNVDTIVRKFLPENFTIILFHYDGNLDGWWDLEWSREAVHIVAHNQTKWWFAKRFLHPSVVSIYDYIFLWDEDLGVQNFHPGRYLEIVKSEGLEISQPALDPNSTGIHHRITIRKRTKIFHRRVYDARGSTKCSDDSEGPPCTGFVEGMAPVFSRSAWHCAWNLIQNDLVHGWGMDMKLGYCAQGDRTKKVGVVDSEYIVHQSIQTLGGQSARKVSNLEQTVKSHTVDVRSEIRRQSTIELKKFKERWERAVKEDKKWVDPFPSTRKRKLRRERKRLYSEV